CTAGCGTCCGCCGCGGATCAGGCCACCCATGCCACGGCGCTCCATAAAGGCAGCCACCTGGTGGCGTACCTCAGAGGTAAACTGCGCCTCCAGGGTACGGTTTGCCAGCGTCTCGGCATCCTCGCGGTCGATATGGCGCAACAGATATTTAACGCGGGCCACCGAGCGGCCGTTCATCGACAGATGGCGGTACCCAAGACCGATCAGCACCGCCACGCACATCGGATCGCCCGCCATCTCACCGCACAGGCAGAGATCGATGCCATAGCGCTCCGTCTCCTGGGCGATAGTCGCCAGCGCCCGCAGAACAGCCGGATGGAGGCTGTCGTAGAGGCTTGCCACACGGGTGTTGTTGCGATCGACCGCCAGAAGGTACTGAGTGAGATCGTTGGTACCGACAGAGATAAAATCGACCCGGCTAGCCAGATGCGCCAGCATAAAGACCATGGAAGGGACTTCCAGCATCACGCCGATGCGCGGTCTGGGGATAGCGTAGCCGATCATCTCTTCCACTTCCCGTCCGGCGCGCTCAATCAGTCGGCGAGCTTCGTCCACCTCTTCAATGCTGGTGATCATCGGCAGCAGGATGCTGAGGTTGCCGGTGGCGGCGTTGGCGCGCAGCATGGCCCGCACCTGAATCAGGAAAATTTCTGGCTGATCGAGCGTAATACGGATCCCACGCCAGCCAAGGCAGGGGTTCTCCTCGCTGATGGGCATATAGGGCAGCTGCTTATCCGCCCCGACGTCCAGCGTGCGCAGAGTTACTGGCTTCTCGTTAAAGAGCTGCAGCATCCCCTGGTACTGAGCCACCTGCTCCTCTTCGGAGGGAAAGCCGCTTTGCAGCATAAACGGGATCTCAGTTCGGTAGAGACCAATCCCGTCGATGCGGCTGCCAAGCTGCTCCTCATGTGCAGGACTCAGCCCGGCGTTGAGCATCACCTTAACCCGATCGCCACTTTTTAGCTGGGCGGGAAGGTTAACCTCATCCTCCGCCAGCTTGCTGAGCTCGTTCTCTTCGGTGATGAGACGCTGATACTCCTGAAGCAGGATCGGCTCAGGATCGACCAGCAGCTCACCCCGGTAGCCATCCACCACCAGCGTGCGACGATGCAGCACCGAGGGCTGAATATCGGCCCCCATGACCGTTGGGATGCCTAGCGCACGCACCATAATCGCCGCGTGGGAGTTGGCTGCGCCGTCACGTACGACCACCCCGACCAGCCGATCGTGAGGCAGCTCGGCCAACGTAGTAGCAGAGAGTTCGTCGGCCACCAGTACAAAGCGCTCGGGCCAGGTATTAGGCCCCTGTAGGCTATCATCGAGGTGGAACAGCAGACGCTGACCCAGCGTGCGCAGATCGCCAGCACGCTCTTTGAGATAACCGTCAGAGAGGGCAGCAAACTGTTCGGCAAAGCGTCCAATGACCTTTTTCACCGCCCACTCGGCCACGAACCCGCGATCGACCTCGTCGAACAGTTCGCGTCTGAGGCGGGCGTCCGACAGCAGGTGGGAGTAGAGATCGAAGATGGCCGCAG
Above is a genomic segment from Enterobacter sp. C2 containing:
- the ptsP gene encoding phosphoenolpyruvate--protein phosphotransferase, coding for MLTRLREIVEKVASAPRLNEALDILVTDICLAMDTEVCSVYLADHDRRCYYLMATRGLKKPRGRTITLAFDQGIVGLVGRLAEPINLADAQKHPSFKYIPSVKEERFRAFLGVPIIQRRQLLGVLVVQQRELRQFDESEESFLVTLATQMAAILSQSQLAALFGQYRQTRIRALPAAPGVAIAEGWMDATLPLMEQVYEASTLDTALERERLTGALEEAAGEFRRYSKRFSAGQQKETAAIFDLYSHLLSDARLRRELFDEVDRGFVAEWAVKKVIGRFAEQFAALSDGYLKERAGDLRTLGQRLLFHLDDSLQGPNTWPERFVLVADELSATTLAELPHDRLVGVVVRDGAANSHAAIMVRALGIPTVMGADIQPSVLHRRTLVVDGYRGELLVDPEPILLQEYQRLITEENELSKLAEDEVNLPAQLKSGDRVKVMLNAGLSPAHEEQLGSRIDGIGLYRTEIPFMLQSGFPSEEEQVAQYQGMLQLFNEKPVTLRTLDVGADKQLPYMPISEENPCLGWRGIRITLDQPEIFLIQVRAMLRANAATGNLSILLPMITSIEEVDEARRLIERAGREVEEMIGYAIPRPRIGVMLEVPSMVFMLAHLASRVDFISVGTNDLTQYLLAVDRNNTRVASLYDSLHPAVLRALATIAQETERYGIDLCLCGEMAGDPMCVAVLIGLGYRHLSMNGRSVARVKYLLRHIDREDAETLANRTLEAQFTSEVRHQVAAFMERRGMGGLIRGGR